A stretch of DNA from Catenulispora acidiphila DSM 44928:
CCTCGCCGTGCTCGTCCGGGCCGCCGCCGAAGCTGGAGCCGGGGGTCAGGGTGGCCACCAGGGCGAAGGCGTCCATCGCGGCGACCGCCAGATACACCCAGGCGGTCTGCACCGAGTCCCACAGCAGGGGCATCGTGACCTTGAAGTAGGTCTGGGTGCGCCCGGCGCCGTCCAGCAGCGCCGCCTCGTAGTAGTCCCGCGGGATCTGCTGCATCGCGGCGGAGAACAGGACCAGGTAGAAGCCGACCCACTGCCAGACCAGGATGAACATGATGCACCACAGGACGAACGTGGGGGAGTTCAGGAACTCCCACGGGTGGTTCGCGTCTGTGAGCCCCAGTTTGATGACGATCGCGTTGAACAGCCCGACGCTGTTGGACTCATAGGCGGCCTGGAACAGGATCACGATGATCGCGACCGACAGGACCTGCGGGAAGAAGAAGACGATCCGGAAGAACGCCGAGCCTCCGATGCCCCGCACCCCGCCCAGGCCGCCGCGGCGCCCGCCGACGTTCAGCATGAAGGCGAAGAACATCGCCAGGACGATGGTGATCGTCGGGAACACGATCAGGATGATCATGTTGTGCGTCAGGGCCTTGAGGAAGATCGAGTCGTGGAACAGGTCCGCGTAGTTCTTCAGGCCGACGACCTTGCTCGGCGGCGCGACGCCGCTCCATTCGGTCAGGGAGTAGCCGAAGGTCTCGACGT
This window harbors:
- a CDS encoding carbohydrate ABC transporter permease, which gives rise to MRLRKKTRERLFIASFLAGPLAVYLIFVIWPYVETFGYSLTEWSGVAPPSKVVGLKNYADLFHDSIFLKALTHNMIILIVFPTITIVLAMFFAFMLNVGGRRGGLGGVRGIGGSAFFRIVFFFPQVLSVAIIVILFQAAYESNSVGLFNAIVIKLGLTDANHPWEFLNSPTFVLWCIMFILVWQWVGFYLVLFSAAMQQIPRDYYEAALLDGAGRTQTYFKVTMPLLWDSVQTAWVYLAVAAMDAFALVATLTPGSSFGGGPDEHGEVLATYLMRNFQVLGKAGYACAMGVVIFFITLILSLVVMRLTRRERLEY